The genomic region CTGTCCTGGTATCTCTCGGAATTCGCCAATTACAACGCGACCTACGGCTCGCTGGGCGCGGCGATCGGCCTGATGATGTGGATGTGGATGTCGGCGATCGTCATCATGTTCGGCGCTGAGCTGAATTCGGAGATCGAGCGGCAGACGCTGCGCGACACCACCACCGGGCGGCCGAAGCCGCTCGGCACCCGGGACGCCGTCTCCGCCGACACAGTCGGCGCCACTGCGCCGTTTTGACTGGCGGCGGTCAGGCCGAAGCCGGCCTGACCGCATCTCAGCACTCTCAGCGCTTGGTGATCACCGCTTCCAGGTATTCACTGTGCACCACGATCGTGCCGTCATCGGCGTGGTTGAACTCCCCGAGCAGCGCCAGGAGATCCCGCGTCAGCGCGGCCTGGCCGCTCGGATCGAGCGCGGCAAACGCCTTCAGCGTGGGGCCGTAGAAGGTCTTGAAGATGTCGAGCCAGTGGTCCGGCGAGCGATAGCGGAACACGAACATGCGCGGCTCGGCGGCGATCTCCGCGGCCACGCCGCCGAACATCTCCTCGAGCCGTGCCGTCGTGCCCCACATGGCGGGCGATTTCACGCCCGCCGGCGGCGGCAAATGCTTGCCGATGGTCTTGAACAGCTGGCCGATGAAGCCTTGCGGCGTCCAGTTGGCAAGGCCGATCTTGCCGCCGGATCTGCAGACCCGCGCGAGCTCGGAAGCGGCCTTGTCCTGATCCGGCGTGAACATCACGCCGAAAGTGGAGAGCACGACGTCGAAGCTGGCATCGGCAAACGGCAGCGCTTCGGCATCCGCCTCGCGGAACTCGACGGTGAGATGTTCGGCCATCGCGCGCTCGCGCCCGCGCTTGAGCAGCGCCGGCACGTAGTCGGTGGATGTGACGTCACACCAGCGCCGCGCCGCTGCCAGCGTCGCATTGCCGTTGCCGGCGGCAACGTCCAGCACTTTGCTGCCGGCGCGCAAGTCGACGGCCTCACAGAGCTGTTCGCCGACGATCTGCAAGGTGGTGCCGACCACGGCATAGTCGCCCGACGACCAGGCGCCGTGCTGGCGCTGCTTGACGGCGGCAAGATCGGGTTGGGGGGCAGCTGGCTTGAGCGCGGCGGATGTCGACATGGCAATCTCCTGCGGTTGAAAACGCCGGGACGATAGGGCGCATGCGGCTCGCTGGCCTTGAGGGCGGCATGATTTTCCGCTGAGAGCGTCTTGATTTCCGCATTGGAGCCGGAGGCTTTGGGCGCGCGGGCCTGAATAGGCACCGACACAGTCACTATCCCCTCGAATCAACAATGGTGTTAGGTTCATCGATGCTTGGGGAGCATGAGGCGTGACGGAGTCGAGCGCGACCCGTGTTTTCCCGGGTGAGGCAGTCAGCTCTTAAAGGCATAACGCGCGGCATGATTCGCATTTCGACGATCTTCATCGCCATCTGCATGGTCCTGGTCGCGGCCTCGCTCGGGCTCGTGCTCTATTCGGTCGCCGGCATCAGCGGAACGGAATCCGCGATTGTGGCGCTGACCGCGCTGACCTTCCTGATCCTCTACAACGCCGTGTCGATGCGGCTGCGCGACCGCAGCGACGTCGGCGGCCAGATCGCCGACCTCTCGCGCGGCACCGCCGACCTCGCCCGCCAGGTGGCCGAGTTCGGCCGCCGGCTGGCCGCGGTCGAGAGCCGCATCGCCTCGTCCAATTCGACCAATTCCGACCGCATCCAGTCGGTCATCGGCGAGATCAACGAACTCGGCGGATTGGTCAGGCAGCTCGCCACCACCGTGGCGGCCCATGAGGATCTGCTGGCCGGCCACGCGCCGGCGCCCGCATCCGCCCCGGTCACAAGGCCCGAGCCGGAAGCGCCGATCGATCTGGCTGCCCCCTTCGAGGAGAAGCCTCTCGCTCCTCCTGCGCTTCCGGAGCCCCCGCCACGGCCGGCGCCGCCGCCGGTCCAGGTCCGGGCCACCACCGCGGTTCAGACCGCCAATGGGCGCAACCAGACCCAATTGCTGGCGACGCTGCGCAATGCGGTCGACGAGAACCGCATCGATATCTTCCTGCAGCCGATGGTGACGCTGCCGCAGCGCAAGGTGCGGTTCTACGAGGCGGTGACGCGCCTGCGCGACGAGCGCGACCAGCTGATCGCCGCCGAGGAGTTCATCAGTATCGCGGAAGCCTCGGGCCTGATCGGGCGCATCGACAACATGGTGATGCTGCGCTGCGTGCAGGTGCTGCGGCGCCTGATGGTGCGCAACAAGGACGTCGGCGTGTTCTGCAACGTCGCGGCTTCTACGCTGGGCAATTCCACGACCTTCGCGCAATGCCTCGATTTCCTGGAAGCCAACCGCGCGCTGGCGCCCTCGCTGGTGCTGGAGTTCAAGCAGTCGACCTTCCGTAATCTCGGCCCGGCCGAGACCGAGAACCTCGCGGCGCTCGCCCAGCGCGGCTTCCGTTTCTCGATCGACCATGTCACGGATTTGCGCATCGAGCCGCGCGAGCTGGCCGATCGCGGGGTCCGCTTCATCAAGGTGCCGGCCGCGCTGCTGCTCGATCCCAAGCAGGCCTCCGCCTCCGACATCCACCCTTCCGACCTCTCCGACCTGCTCGGCCGCTTCGGCATCGACCTGATCGCCGAACGGATCGAAGGCGAGCGCGCCGTGGTCGACCTGCTCGACTATGACGTGCGGTTCGGTCAGGGCTTCCTGTTCGCACCGCCCCGGCCATTGCGGCCCGAAGGGGCATCTGCTACCGGCGGGGCCTCGCCGAACCAGGCGCAGGACATTCAGGGATCCAATGGCTCCGCCACACCCAGCTCAGGCGCGACCTCTTCGGCGCCTCCGCCCCAACGCCTCACCGGCAACGCAGCGCTCGCGCGCCGCATCTGATCGGCCGCGCACGTCATGACCGCGCTGCATTATGCCGAAGGCCTGCGCGAGCTCGTAGGCGGTGTGGAGGTCGTGCTCAGCGATATCTGGGGCGTGGTCCATAACGGGCTGGAATCCTTCCCCGAGGCCTGCGAGGCGCTGCACACCTATCGCAGCCGCGGCGGTACGGTGATCCTGATCACCAACGCGCCGCGCCCGGCCGACTCCGTGCAACGGCAATTGCGCAAGCTCGGCGTCCCCGATGAGACCTATGACGCGATCGTGTCTTCAGGCGACCTGACGCGGCTCTATGTCGCCGAGCATCCCGGCCGCAAGATGTTCTGGCTCGGCCCGGAGCGCGACAACTCGATCCATCGCGGCCTCGATGCGGTGACCGCGCCGCTGGAGCAAGCCGATTACATCGTCTGCACCGGCCTCTACGACGACGAGACCGAGACGGCGGAAGACTATCGCGGCATGATGCTGAAGGCGCGCGAGCGCAAGCTGACGCTGGTCTGCGCCAATCCTGATATCGTGGTGGAACGCGGCGACCGGCTGATCTACTGCGCGGGCGCCATCGCCGAGCTCTACCGCGAGCTCGGCGGCGAGGTGATCTTCTACGGCAAGCCGCACCGGCCGATCTACGAGCGCGCCATGACGCTCGCCGGCGAGCGCCAAGGCTACCAGATCGACCGGAAGAAGGTGCTGGCGATCGGCGATTCTGTCCGCACCGACTTAACCGGCGCCCGCGAATTCGGCATCGACTGCCTGTTCGTCACCCGCGGCATCCATGCCGAGGAGTTCGAGGGCCTCGACCAGCTCGACCCGAATTCGGTGGTGGAGCTGTTCGGCCATCCGCCGAAGGCGCTGATGCGCGAATTGAAGTGGTAGAAAATATCGTGCCCCGGACGCAGCTCGAAGAGCTGCAGAGCCGGGGCCTAGAAGCCGCAAGCGATGTCGTGGGATAGACTGGGTCCCGGCTCAGCGTCGCGTCACTGACGTGCCGCGCCTTGTCCGGGACACGATAGCCCTTACGCGCTCGCCATGTCCGGGAAGACCGCCTCGATCTTGGTCTTCAGCGTCGCCGCATTGAACGGCTTGACGATGTAATTGTTCACGCCGGCCTTCTTGGCCGCGATCACGTTCTCGGTCTTCGATTCAGCCGTGATCATGATGAAGGGCGTGGTGGCGAGGTTCGGATCCGCGCGGACTTCGCGCAAGAGGTCGTAGCCCGTCATCGGCTCCATGTTCCAGTCGGAGATCACGAGCCCGTACTTCTTGCCGCGCATCTTGTTGAGCGCTGCCGAACCGTCGCTGGCATCATCGATGTTCTCGAAGCCAAGCTGCTTCAGCAGATTCCGGATGATACGGATCATGGTGCTGTAGTCATCCACCACCAGAACCGGCATCGACAAATCAACCGCCATCTCGACTCCCCCAACGCAAACCCAGGAATATTACGATCGGACCTGCCAGGCCGGCGCCCGGCAGTTCCACGCCTCAAGGACTAGCATCAAGGCCTTAAACAGCGCGTTAACTGCGGGCAGCTCCGAAGGACTGAAATCGTGTTCAATGTCTGCCCGCCCCGCCGCTTGACTTCGCAGGGCCGGTCGCGCCACGGTCCGGGCCGGTCCTGCCC from Bradyrhizobium sp. CB1015 harbors:
- a CDS encoding response regulator; amino-acid sequence: MAVDLSMPVLVVDDYSTMIRIIRNLLKQLGFENIDDASDGSAALNKMRGKKYGLVISDWNMEPMTGYDLLREVRADPNLATTPFIMITAESKTENVIAAKKAGVNNYIVKPFNAATLKTKIEAVFPDMASA
- a CDS encoding EAL domain-containing protein — encoded protein: MIRISTIFIAICMVLVAASLGLVLYSVAGISGTESAIVALTALTFLILYNAVSMRLRDRSDVGGQIADLSRGTADLARQVAEFGRRLAAVESRIASSNSTNSDRIQSVIGEINELGGLVRQLATTVAAHEDLLAGHAPAPASAPVTRPEPEAPIDLAAPFEEKPLAPPALPEPPPRPAPPPVQVRATTAVQTANGRNQTQLLATLRNAVDENRIDIFLQPMVTLPQRKVRFYEAVTRLRDERDQLIAAEEFISIAEASGLIGRIDNMVMLRCVQVLRRLMVRNKDVGVFCNVAASTLGNSTTFAQCLDFLEANRALAPSLVLEFKQSTFRNLGPAETENLAALAQRGFRFSIDHVTDLRIEPRELADRGVRFIKVPAALLLDPKQASASDIHPSDLSDLLGRFGIDLIAERIEGERAVVDLLDYDVRFGQGFLFAPPRPLRPEGASATGGASPNQAQDIQGSNGSATPSSGATSSAPPPQRLTGNAALARRI
- a CDS encoding class I SAM-dependent methyltransferase, encoding MSTSAALKPAAPQPDLAAVKQRQHGAWSSGDYAVVGTTLQIVGEQLCEAVDLRAGSKVLDVAAGNGNATLAAARRWCDVTSTDYVPALLKRGRERAMAEHLTVEFREADAEALPFADASFDVVLSTFGVMFTPDQDKAASELARVCRSGGKIGLANWTPQGFIGQLFKTIGKHLPPPAGVKSPAMWGTTARLEEMFGGVAAEIAAEPRMFVFRYRSPDHWLDIFKTFYGPTLKAFAALDPSGQAALTRDLLALLGEFNHADDGTIVVHSEYLEAVITKR
- a CDS encoding TIGR01459 family HAD-type hydrolase, with product MTALHYAEGLRELVGGVEVVLSDIWGVVHNGLESFPEACEALHTYRSRGGTVILITNAPRPADSVQRQLRKLGVPDETYDAIVSSGDLTRLYVAEHPGRKMFWLGPERDNSIHRGLDAVTAPLEQADYIVCTGLYDDETETAEDYRGMMLKARERKLTLVCANPDIVVERGDRLIYCAGAIAELYRELGGEVIFYGKPHRPIYERAMTLAGERQGYQIDRKKVLAIGDSVRTDLTGAREFGIDCLFVTRGIHAEEFEGLDQLDPNSVVELFGHPPKALMRELKW